A single genomic interval of Mobula hypostoma chromosome 7, sMobHyp1.1, whole genome shotgun sequence harbors:
- the LOC134349043 gene encoding uncharacterized protein LOC134349043, with translation MELCLTSYIKEAPNYKSIQNAGIQGHHCPNQLQGTEEERNDRTEKKSKQLHNPCKAEIGKKIKKREKEKMANIASSMNDPCSGRSSAFDPYQTTFMRDFVYRPGSIAEPIRPKSSDGFTYPYQLHEPIGDTSYSDDYAWKLLTSPQPLQRSRGSSSNEPHPCDVLWLWKQLKKNPDSFPRVNSYFPEPMSSDDISRLKTHQYDTIYRQDYLGLQQGRTILKFIIQLQKDVNSTEMKGVIATDLSKC, from the exons ATGGAACTGTGTCTAACATCATACATAAAGGAAGCCCCAAATTACAAAAGTATCCAA AATGCTGGCATTCAAGGACACCATTGTCCCAATCAACTACAAGGCACTGAGGAAGAAAGGAACGATCGAACAGAAAAGAAAAGCAAACAGCTACACAATCCTTGTAAGGCGGAAATAGGAAAAAAGATTAAGAAGCGTGAAAAGGAAAAGATGGCAAACATCGCGTCGAGTATGAATGATCCTTGCTCGG GAAGGTCATCGGCCTTTGACCCCTACCAAACAACATTCATGCGGGACTTTGTTTATCGTCCAGGATCCATAGCTGAACCCATTCG ACCTAAATCATCAGATGGGTTTACTTACCCATATCAGCTCCATGAGCCTATTGGTGACACCTCATATTCAGATGACTACGCCTGGAAATTACTGACCAGTCCACAGCCTTTGCAAAGAAGCAGAGGATCCTCCAGCAATGAACCTCACCCATGTGAT GTTTTGTGGCTATGGAAACAACTCAAGAAGAATCCAGATTCCTTCCCAAGGGTCAACTCATATTTTCCTGAACCAATGTCTTCTGATGACATCAGCAGACTAAAAACGCATCAGTATGATACAATATACCGGCAGGATTACTTGGGACTACAGCAAGGTAGGACGATATTGAAATTCATCATTCAGTTACAGAAGGATGTAAATAGCACTGAGATGAAAGGTGTTATTGCAACTGATTTGAGTAAGTGCTAA